The Aureimonas mangrovi genome includes a region encoding these proteins:
- a CDS encoding siderophore-interacting protein, whose protein sequence is MLKARCEVPLDQPLAILGELCEHYLEHGSASHEGPLGTISIVYGNARLEAREATIFAEVEATSETYLAYMQMGIVHHLREFVGDAMPKVAWEGDGRLGVLPPFFRQMRVVKAYDVTPMMRRVVLSGEDLESFSRGIHVRLVFPPKGRAPVWPILGEDGCLVWPQGEDAPVARIYTIRRIDVSTGEVWIDILRHDGDTTPGSRFAVEAAPGDIVGMMGPSGGEQAPGRSLVLIGDETAIPAIARIIERLPKDATARAIVEVAGPEEEQPLGRHAGLSVEWVHRDAGPGRLAERFEALDWSALPADSFVWAGCEFDDFKAIRRRCRSVLKLPKEQHMVTAYWRRGVAEEH, encoded by the coding sequence ATGCTGAAGGCCCGTTGCGAGGTGCCCCTCGACCAGCCGCTCGCCATTCTCGGCGAGCTCTGCGAGCATTATCTCGAACATGGTTCGGCGAGCCATGAGGGCCCGCTCGGCACAATCTCGATCGTCTACGGCAACGCGCGGCTCGAGGCGCGCGAGGCGACCATCTTCGCCGAGGTCGAGGCGACGAGCGAGACGTATCTCGCCTACATGCAGATGGGCATCGTCCATCACCTGCGCGAGTTCGTAGGCGACGCGATGCCGAAGGTGGCGTGGGAAGGCGACGGACGGCTCGGCGTTCTGCCCCCCTTCTTCCGGCAGATGCGGGTGGTGAAGGCCTACGACGTAACGCCGATGATGCGCCGTGTGGTGCTCTCGGGGGAAGACCTCGAAAGCTTCTCGCGTGGCATCCACGTGCGCCTGGTCTTCCCGCCGAAGGGGCGCGCTCCGGTCTGGCCGATCCTCGGCGAGGATGGCTGCCTCGTCTGGCCGCAGGGCGAGGACGCGCCGGTCGCGCGGATCTACACGATCCGGCGCATCGATGTTTCGACCGGCGAGGTCTGGATCGACATCCTGCGCCACGACGGCGACACGACGCCCGGCTCGCGCTTCGCGGTCGAGGCGGCGCCGGGCGACATCGTCGGCATGATGGGCCCCTCCGGCGGGGAACAGGCGCCGGGTCGTTCGCTGGTGCTGATCGGCGACGAGACGGCGATCCCGGCGATCGCCCGGATCATCGAGCGGCTGCCCAAGGACGCGACGGCGCGTGCCATCGTCGAGGTGGCTGGGCCGGAGGAGGAGCAGCCGCTCGGGCGCCATGCGGGCCTCAGCGTCGAGTGGGTGCATCGCGATGCTGGGCCGGGCCGGCTCGCCGAGCGCTTCGAGGCGCTCGACTGGAGCGCGCTGCCGGCTGACAGCTTCGTGTGGGCAGGCTGCGAGTTCGACGACTTCAAGGCGATCCGCCGCCGCTGCCGCTCGGTCCTGAAGCTGCCGAAGGAGCAGCACATGGTCACCGCCTACTGGCGGCGCGGGGTCGCCGAAGAGCACTGA
- a CDS encoding ImuA family protein, producing the protein MAFFDARQEHEISEEGPGNDARPSVVAARLERLRLAIARIEDRGDPSGRGRGVNRAGAQSARKVPDLLSLGHARLDACLSGGLSRAGLTEIRVRETRESGAATGLCLALAVLLGAERRHPLLWIGQGNGFAEAGSACRAGVAGFGLDPRALVTVCARRTQDAVWAGEEAARSGAPSLTVLEIRGNPKLLSLEGTRRLHLRARESGRPFILLRQSASAETTTAPVRICVLPHPAAPVRAIAGQNRLIGAPVFRLRVEKAPGGRSGEFLLEWNVHDKRFDIFAASRAAALPRPVAALPFDRPVAAGRTRPGLAIGRA; encoded by the coding sequence ATGGCTTTTTTCGATGCTCGGCAGGAGCATGAGATTTCGGAAGAAGGGCCTGGCAACGACGCCCGGCCTTCCGTTGTCGCCGCCAGACTGGAGCGGCTGCGCCTCGCGATCGCCCGGATCGAGGATCGCGGCGATCCATCGGGGCGGGGTCGTGGAGTGAACCGGGCCGGGGCGCAATCCGCCCGCAAAGTGCCCGATCTCCTCTCCCTTGGTCATGCGCGTCTCGACGCCTGTCTGTCGGGCGGGCTCTCGCGGGCGGGGTTGACCGAGATCCGGGTGCGCGAGACGCGCGAAAGCGGAGCCGCGACGGGACTTTGCCTGGCGCTCGCCGTGCTTCTGGGCGCCGAACGCCGCCATCCGCTCCTGTGGATCGGCCAGGGCAACGGCTTTGCCGAGGCGGGAAGCGCCTGCCGCGCGGGTGTCGCCGGGTTCGGCCTCGACCCCCGCGCGCTGGTGACGGTCTGCGCGCGCCGGACGCAGGATGCCGTATGGGCCGGCGAGGAAGCCGCGCGTTCGGGTGCCCCCTCGCTCACGGTCCTGGAGATTCGCGGCAATCCGAAGCTCCTGTCGCTGGAGGGCACGCGGCGCCTGCATCTGCGGGCGCGCGAAAGCGGACGGCCCTTCATCCTCCTGCGCCAGAGCGCGTCGGCCGAGACGACGACCGCCCCCGTGCGCATCTGCGTCCTGCCCCATCCGGCTGCGCCCGTGCGCGCGATAGCCGGCCAGAACAGGCTGATCGGCGCGCCGGTCTTTCGCCTGCGCGTGGAGAAGGCGCCGGGCGGGCGCAGCGGTGAATTCCTTCTGGAGTGGAACGTCCATGACAAGCGATTCGACATCTTCGCCGCGTCCCGTGCCGCAGCGCTTCCTCGCCCTGTGGCTGCCCTTCCTTTCGACCGACCGGTTGCGGCGGGCCGAACTCGGCCCGGCCTGGCGATCGGACGCGCCTGA
- a CDS encoding Y-family DNA polymerase, with amino-acid sequence MEGALRLCALCESAQALGLSPGLGLAEARARFPGLDARPADEGALARLLDDLACWCERWTPLVAFDGPDGLILDISGCAHLFGGEAAMLTDIVRRLRAQGIAGQAAVAAHAATARALARHAPGTVLAAGAAVDALSPLPAAALGPEPRTAALLSRLGLKRVGDVLALPRAGAARRFGPDFMRRLDEATGRARSPIGPRRPVPLILHEQRLFEPVSRQEDILRIAEVLAARVAGDLERRGEGARRLELALFRVDGAVERIDVALSRPARNPARLSRLFKERLTAGGEERDAGFGYDLVRLCVLVADPLDETQATFAEASGERREPVEALIDRLSARLGEVAVHGLDAVESHRPERAQIRRPGMGGECAARALLPEAQIAPRPLRLLAPPEPVETTAEVPEGAPALFRWRRALHRVCRVEGPERIAPEWWRTDAGETRDYWRVEDEAGRRFWLYREGRYGEARRPAWYLHGLFA; translated from the coding sequence GTGGAGGGCGCGCTTCGCCTCTGCGCGCTCTGCGAAAGCGCGCAGGCGCTCGGCCTGTCTCCCGGCCTTGGGCTCGCGGAGGCACGCGCCCGGTTTCCAGGTCTTGACGCGCGTCCTGCCGACGAGGGCGCGCTGGCGCGGCTTCTGGACGATCTCGCCTGCTGGTGCGAGCGCTGGACGCCGCTGGTGGCGTTCGACGGGCCCGACGGGCTGATCCTCGACATTTCCGGCTGTGCGCATCTGTTCGGTGGCGAAGCGGCCATGCTGACCGACATCGTGCGGCGCCTTCGCGCGCAGGGGATCGCCGGGCAGGCCGCGGTCGCCGCCCATGCGGCCACGGCCCGCGCCCTCGCGCGCCATGCGCCCGGCACGGTGCTGGCCGCCGGCGCTGCGGTGGACGCGCTTTCGCCTCTGCCGGCTGCGGCGCTCGGGCCCGAGCCGCGCACCGCCGCCCTCCTGTCTCGACTCGGCCTGAAGCGCGTCGGCGACGTCCTCGCGCTGCCGCGCGCCGGTGCCGCGCGTCGCTTCGGGCCGGATTTCATGCGGCGGCTGGACGAGGCGACCGGGCGCGCGAGAAGCCCGATCGGCCCGCGGCGGCCGGTGCCGCTCATCCTTCACGAGCAGCGCCTGTTCGAGCCTGTCTCGCGCCAGGAGGACATCCTGCGGATCGCCGAAGTGCTGGCCGCCCGCGTCGCAGGCGACCTCGAGCGGCGCGGCGAAGGCGCCCGGCGCCTGGAACTCGCTTTGTTCCGTGTCGACGGGGCGGTCGAACGCATCGACGTCGCCTTGTCGCGCCCGGCGCGAAACCCGGCCCGCCTGTCGCGCCTTTTCAAGGAACGCCTGACGGCGGGCGGCGAGGAGCGCGACGCAGGCTTCGGCTACGATCTCGTGCGGCTCTGCGTCCTCGTCGCCGATCCGCTGGACGAGACGCAGGCAACGTTCGCCGAGGCGTCGGGCGAGCGCCGCGAGCCGGTTGAGGCGCTGATCGACCGGCTGAGCGCGCGCCTCGGGGAGGTTGCCGTCCACGGCCTCGACGCAGTGGAAAGCCACCGGCCCGAACGCGCGCAGATCCGTCGTCCGGGAATGGGCGGAGAGTGCGCTGCGCGGGCGCTCCTGCCCGAGGCGCAGATCGCCCCGCGGCCCCTGCGGCTTCTCGCCCCGCCCGAGCCGGTGGAGACGACGGCCGAGGTGCCCGAGGGCGCGCCGGCGCTCTTTCGCTGGCGCCGTGCGCTGCACAGGGTGTGCCGCGTCGAGGGCCCGGAGCGCATCGCGCCCGAATGGTGGCGCACTGATGCCGGTGAGACGCGCGACTACTGGCGCGTGGAAGACGAGGCCGGGCGGCGCTTCTGGCTCTATCGCGAGGGTCGCTACGGCGAGGCGCGCCGGCCTGCCTGGTATCTGCATGGGCTGTTCGCCTGA